In Chryseobacterium camelliae, one DNA window encodes the following:
- a CDS encoding HRDC domain-containing protein, with protein MMKVKVFKIRLPEEFLYDDQSALDRFLATREIIKVETAFVHDENYWSVVLYFEDLKSSQNTVKDPKTVKYSAAESEQLNTDEEKILDALKFWRSEKAREQNLPTYFIATNKELLSVAKYKPAKKEELLDIKGFGKHKIENYGAEILEILESI; from the coding sequence ATGATGAAAGTAAAAGTTTTTAAAATCAGGCTCCCGGAAGAATTCCTCTATGATGATCAGAGCGCATTGGACCGTTTTCTGGCAACCCGGGAAATCATAAAAGTGGAAACGGCATTTGTACATGACGAAAACTACTGGTCTGTCGTATTGTATTTTGAAGATCTTAAAAGCTCCCAGAATACAGTTAAAGATCCGAAAACGGTAAAATATTCTGCTGCGGAAAGTGAACAGCTGAACACCGATGAAGAAAAAATCCTGGATGCTCTTAAATTCTGGCGTTCGGAAAAAGCACGGGAACAGAATCTTCCTACTTATTTTATTGCTACCAATAAAGAACTGCTTTCAGTGGCCAAATACAAACCAGCCAAAAAAGAAGAACTATTGGATATCAAAGGCTTTGGAAAACATAAAATTGAAAATTACGGAGCGGAAATCCTTGAGATTCTTGAAAGCATATGA
- a CDS encoding single-stranded DNA-binding protein, protein MSLRNKVTLIGYTGKEVEMVNFDNGNVKAQVSLATSDHYTNAKGEKVEETQWHTLIAYGKVADIFQKYVHKGKEISVEGKLMYRSYDDKEGIKRYITEIRVDEILLLGGK, encoded by the coding sequence ATGTCACTAAGAAACAAAGTAACCCTGATCGGGTACACAGGAAAAGAAGTTGAAATGGTAAACTTCGACAACGGGAATGTAAAGGCTCAGGTATCGCTTGCCACGAGCGACCATTACACCAATGCAAAAGGTGAGAAAGTAGAGGAGACCCAATGGCATACGCTGATAGCCTACGGCAAAGTTGCGGATATCTTCCAGAAATATGTACATAAAGGGAAAGAAATTTCCGTTGAAGGCAAGCTGATGTACCGGTCTTATGACGATAAGGAAGGCATCAAGAGATATATTACCGAGATCAGAGTAGATGAAATACTGCTGTTAGGAGGAAAATAA
- a CDS encoding arginase family protein, with protein MKKDINIFEFPFNLGLTKKEHETEPGVKKLPDWFRKFGFHKRINPKNIFRLEAPEYRMDFDEETGVKNTYQVIEYAKKQSELILKHFNTDTFHLMLGGDCSILIGSALALKQLGNFGLFYLDGHTDYILPKLSPSGGIAGMDLAIASGLGHQKLTNINDLKPYFQEEHIFCVGNAETDDDQYVGEILNSKIHYLDLENLRRNGFRKTTEDFLRMVDEKNLDGFFIHFDVDVLKDEIMPVVDSRMEDGIDYENLKEILKPLIVDKRCFGLEITILDPDYDKEGIYTQPFIENLIQIINEPTKRI; from the coding sequence ATGAAAAAGGATATCAACATTTTCGAGTTTCCTTTTAATCTCGGACTCACCAAGAAAGAGCATGAAACAGAACCGGGAGTAAAAAAACTTCCTGATTGGTTCAGAAAATTTGGTTTTCATAAAAGAATCAATCCTAAAAATATTTTCAGATTGGAAGCTCCGGAATATAGAATGGATTTTGATGAAGAAACGGGAGTTAAAAATACTTATCAGGTTATTGAATATGCAAAAAAGCAATCAGAGCTTATTCTAAAGCATTTTAACACAGATACCTTTCATCTGATGTTGGGTGGTGATTGCAGTATACTGATTGGAAGTGCTCTTGCATTAAAGCAGCTTGGGAATTTCGGTTTATTTTATCTTGACGGTCACACAGATTATATCCTGCCAAAGCTATCCCCCAGTGGAGGTATTGCAGGAATGGATTTGGCAATTGCTTCAGGATTGGGCCATCAAAAACTGACTAATATTAATGATCTCAAACCATATTTCCAGGAAGAACATATTTTTTGTGTAGGAAATGCGGAAACGGATGATGATCAATATGTAGGGGAAATCCTAAATTCAAAAATTCATTATCTTGACCTGGAGAATCTGAGGAGGAACGGCTTCAGAAAAACTACAGAAGATTTTCTGAGAATGGTTGATGAAAAGAATCTTGACGGATTTTTTATCCATTTTGATGTAGATGTGCTGAAAGATGAAATTATGCCCGTTGTAGACAGCAGGATGGAAGACGGAATAGATTATGAAAATTTAAAAGAGATACTGAAGCCATTAATAGTAGATAAAAGATGTTTCGGGTTAGAAATAACCATCCTTGATCCTGACTATGATAAAGAAGGGATTTATACCCAACCTTTCATTGAAAATTTAATTCAGATTATAAATGAACCAACTAAAAGAATCTAA
- a CDS encoding HPP family protein has protein sequence MKKTIKRTLRVSKYVIYRKTLVDYKEHFWSFLGAFFGIGIIAFIQSHSLAATENIFLIGSFGASSVLIYGAIQSPLAQPRNLVGGHVISALVGVTIYKIVPDIIWLSAPLAVAFSIVLMQYTKTLHPPGGATALIAVSSTGKIPELGYWYVISPVLSGCLILLLAALFFNNLTPNRSYPAHSRFKRLLRKKHQLSHPIIKKDQP, from the coding sequence TTGAAGAAAACAATTAAAAGAACACTCAGAGTCTCAAAGTATGTGATTTACCGTAAAACACTGGTTGATTACAAGGAGCATTTCTGGTCTTTCCTGGGAGCTTTCTTTGGAATCGGCATCATTGCTTTTATCCAGTCTCATTCTCTGGCAGCTACCGAAAACATTTTCCTGATAGGATCCTTCGGTGCCTCCAGTGTCCTGATTTACGGAGCGATCCAGAGCCCTCTTGCGCAGCCGAGAAATCTTGTAGGCGGCCATGTGATTTCGGCATTGGTAGGCGTAACGATCTATAAAATTGTTCCGGATATTATCTGGCTTTCTGCGCCTCTCGCAGTCGCTTTCTCCATTGTTTTGATGCAGTACACCAAAACCCTGCATCCGCCGGGAGGTGCTACAGCCCTCATTGCAGTGAGCTCCACAGGAAAAATTCCCGAGCTGGGTTATTGGTATGTAATCTCCCCGGTTTTAAGCGGTTGCCTTATCCTTCTGTTGGCCGCATTATTTTTTAACAACCTTACTCCGAACAGGAGCTACCCTGCACACAGCCGCTTTAAGAGGCTGTTGAGAAAAAAACACCAACTTTCACATCCTATTATTAAAAAAGATCAGCCATGA
- a CDS encoding TIGR01777 family oxidoreductase yields MKEIILITGANGLIARKLSEKLSKDYSVRFLTRKKRKEHEFEWDLKKGTVDYAAFEGISHIIHLAGANISEKRWTDERKKELISSRVDSARLLMEGVKKQNIKLKSFISASGINYYGTETTEKIYTEEDSPGKDFLSEVVVLWEHAADEFKKNGLAERVVKLRTAVVLSEKEGALKKLMIPVEYGIGSPLGTGKQYMPWIHLDDIALMYVYAVKNESIDGAYNAVAPQHVTNAAFTKEVAEVLNRPFIMPNVPAFLLKFIFGELSAAVLEGSRASSKKIQNTGFSFRFPDLHNALEDLIKDKIKKS; encoded by the coding sequence ATGAAAGAAATTATCCTGATCACCGGCGCCAACGGATTAATTGCCCGCAAACTGAGTGAAAAGCTGAGTAAAGACTATAGTGTAAGATTTCTCACCCGAAAAAAAAGGAAAGAACATGAATTTGAGTGGGATCTGAAGAAAGGAACTGTCGATTATGCCGCCTTTGAAGGCATTTCCCATATCATTCATCTCGCAGGGGCGAATATTTCTGAAAAAAGATGGACAGATGAAAGAAAAAAAGAACTGATATCCAGCCGTGTGGATTCTGCCCGGCTTCTTATGGAAGGGGTTAAAAAACAGAATATCAAATTAAAATCCTTCATTTCCGCTTCGGGAATCAATTATTACGGTACAGAAACTACTGAAAAAATATACACCGAAGAAGATTCGCCGGGAAAGGATTTCCTCAGCGAAGTAGTTGTACTCTGGGAACATGCTGCAGATGAATTCAAAAAAAACGGACTGGCAGAAAGAGTAGTAAAGCTCCGTACAGCAGTAGTACTGTCTGAAAAGGAAGGCGCGTTGAAAAAGCTTATGATTCCCGTAGAATATGGTATTGGTTCTCCTTTGGGCACCGGAAAGCAGTATATGCCTTGGATCCATCTTGATGATATTGCCCTGATGTACGTATATGCAGTAAAAAACGAGTCCATCGATGGAGCCTACAATGCTGTTGCCCCACAGCATGTGACCAATGCTGCTTTCACAAAAGAAGTGGCCGAAGTTCTGAACAGGCCGTTTATCATGCCGAATGTACCGGCATTCCTGCTGAAATTTATTTTCGGTGAACTCTCCGCAGCCGTGTTGGAAGGTTCAAGGGCTTCTTCAAAAAAGATACAGAATACCGGATTCAGTTTCAGGTTTCCTGATCTCCATAATGCTTTAGAAGATTTAATAAAAGATAAAATAAAAAAATCATGA
- the nudK gene encoding GDP-mannose pyrophosphatase NudK — MLDNTIHITKTEILSDQWYTLKKVTYDKTMHNGTVRTQSREAYDRGNGAAILLYDKERKTVILTRQFRLPSFLNGNPTGMLIEVCAGLLDNDDPEACIRRETEEETGYKISHVEKVFEAYMSPGAVTEILYCFIAEYSQDMKTAEGGGLEEEGEDIEVLEFSYEDALRMIDSGEIRDAKTIMLIQHLRVKNIL, encoded by the coding sequence ATGCTAGATAATACAATTCATATTACAAAAACAGAAATCCTTTCAGACCAATGGTATACATTAAAAAAAGTCACCTATGACAAGACTATGCATAACGGAACTGTCAGGACCCAGAGCAGAGAAGCCTATGATCGCGGAAACGGTGCTGCCATTCTGCTTTATGATAAAGAACGGAAAACGGTAATACTGACCCGCCAGTTCCGGTTGCCTTCTTTCCTGAACGGCAATCCTACCGGAATGCTGATTGAAGTATGTGCCGGATTGCTGGACAATGATGATCCGGAAGCATGCATCCGCCGGGAAACCGAAGAGGAAACCGGCTATAAAATCTCTCACGTAGAAAAAGTTTTTGAAGCCTATATGTCCCCCGGTGCCGTAACGGAGATCCTGTATTGTTTTATTGCCGAATACTCCCAGGATATGAAAACAGCAGAAGGCGGCGGTCTTGAAGAAGAAGGGGAAGATATCGAAGTTCTGGAATTCAGCTATGAAGATGCCCTCCGGATGATTGACAGCGGAGAAATCAGGGATGCGAAAACCATTATGCTCATCCAGCATCTCAGGGTTAAAAATATTTTATAA
- the metE gene encoding 5-methyltetrahydropteroyltriglutamate--homocysteine S-methyltransferase, producing MQTHILGYPRIGSQRELKKACEQYWSGKISLDELLETGRTLTLHNWKLQQETGIDLIPCNDFSYYDQVLDMTLAVGAIPPRYQEIASRKTETDLYFAMARGFQQEGLDITAMEMTKWFDTNYHYIVPEFYKNQEFTLFSDRIIQEFIRAKEAGINAKPVIIGLVTYLLLGKEKEEGFDKLDLAQNLLPVYIRILKELEQKGAEYIQFDEPFLAMDLTEKAKETYQFIYAELRKQFPDLKLIIATYFEGVKDNLTLATSLPADVLHIDLVRCPEQLNDVLRVLPKTLSLSLGIVDGRNIWKNNFQKSLQIIERAIRKIGAERIFLATSCSLLHTPIDLDLEKNEHVLYPEIKQWMAFAKQKLSEVVTLKKLASGNANYDALLEYAYNQKAVEDRTVSSLIHNDDVKARAEVITKEETRREHPFSIRKEIQHHVLQLPLFPTTTIGSFPQTKEVRNWRAKFKKGELNAKQYDKLLKQETKRTIRWQEDIGIDVLVHGEFERNDMVEYFGEQLAGFAFTQNGWVQSYGSRCVKPPVIYGDVHRPNPMTVYWSEYAQSLTKKWVKGMLTGPVTILQWSFVRDDQPRSLTCRQIALAIRDEVCDLEKAGIRIIQIDEPAIREGLPLRQSDWQDYLKWAVEAFRISASGVEDATQIHTHMCYSEFNDIIHNIADMDADVITIECSRSQMELLNAFADFKYPNEIGPGVYDIHSPRVPSKEEMVELLKKAQAVIPAEQLWVNPDCGLKTRHWEETEKALIAMVEASKEMSGQFKKEKIEY from the coding sequence ATGCAAACGCACATTCTGGGCTATCCGCGTATTGGTAGCCAAAGAGAACTCAAAAAAGCCTGCGAGCAGTATTGGTCAGGCAAAATTTCACTGGATGAACTGCTGGAAACCGGCAGGACCCTCACCCTACACAATTGGAAACTTCAGCAGGAAACAGGCATCGACCTGATTCCCTGCAACGATTTTTCGTATTACGACCAGGTGCTCGATATGACGCTGGCCGTAGGAGCCATTCCTCCACGTTACCAGGAAATTGCTTCCCGTAAAACAGAAACTGACCTGTATTTTGCCATGGCCAGAGGATTTCAGCAGGAAGGACTGGACATCACCGCGATGGAAATGACCAAATGGTTTGATACCAACTACCATTACATCGTTCCCGAGTTTTATAAAAATCAGGAATTTACCCTGTTTTCAGACAGGATCATCCAGGAGTTTATCCGGGCTAAAGAGGCGGGCATCAATGCAAAGCCTGTAATCATTGGTTTGGTGACGTATCTTCTCCTTGGCAAGGAAAAAGAAGAGGGTTTTGATAAATTGGATTTAGCTCAAAATTTACTTCCGGTGTATATCCGGATCTTAAAGGAACTGGAACAGAAGGGTGCAGAATACATCCAGTTTGACGAGCCTTTCCTGGCCATGGATCTCACTGAGAAAGCCAAAGAAACTTATCAGTTCATCTATGCAGAACTCCGAAAACAGTTTCCGGATCTGAAATTGATCATTGCGACTTATTTTGAAGGTGTAAAAGATAACCTTACCCTGGCCACTTCGCTTCCTGCCGATGTCCTGCATATTGACCTGGTCCGTTGTCCCGAACAGCTGAATGATGTTTTGAGAGTACTTCCGAAGACGTTGAGCCTGTCACTGGGAATTGTGGATGGAAGGAATATCTGGAAGAACAATTTCCAGAAATCTTTACAGATCATTGAAAGAGCGATCAGGAAAATCGGGGCTGAAAGGATTTTTCTGGCCACATCCTGCTCACTGCTCCACACGCCTATTGACCTGGATCTGGAAAAGAATGAGCATGTTTTGTACCCGGAAATCAAGCAGTGGATGGCTTTTGCCAAACAAAAGCTAAGCGAAGTGGTAACCCTTAAAAAACTCGCATCCGGAAATGCAAATTATGATGCCTTACTTGAATATGCCTACAATCAGAAAGCTGTTGAAGACCGTACCGTTTCTTCCCTGATCCATAATGATGATGTAAAGGCCCGGGCAGAAGTGATAACAAAAGAAGAAACGCGGAGGGAACATCCATTTTCCATCAGGAAGGAAATCCAGCATCATGTGCTGCAACTTCCCCTGTTTCCTACCACAACCATTGGATCTTTTCCACAGACCAAAGAGGTAAGGAACTGGCGCGCTAAATTTAAAAAGGGTGAACTGAATGCAAAACAATATGACAAACTGCTGAAACAGGAAACCAAGCGAACCATCCGCTGGCAGGAAGACATCGGAATCGATGTACTGGTTCATGGTGAATTTGAGCGTAACGACATGGTGGAATATTTTGGGGAACAGCTTGCCGGATTTGCCTTTACGCAAAACGGCTGGGTACAGAGCTACGGAAGCCGATGTGTAAAGCCACCGGTGATTTACGGAGACGTGCACCGTCCGAATCCGATGACGGTCTACTGGTCTGAATATGCACAGTCTTTAACCAAAAAATGGGTAAAAGGAATGCTTACCGGACCGGTCACTATCCTTCAGTGGTCATTCGTACGTGATGATCAGCCCCGTTCGCTTACGTGCAGGCAAATTGCATTGGCCATCCGCGATGAGGTTTGCGATCTTGAAAAAGCGGGAATCCGCATCATCCAGATTGATGAACCGGCGATCCGGGAAGGCCTGCCTTTAAGGCAATCCGATTGGCAGGATTATCTGAAATGGGCCGTGGAAGCGTTCCGGATCTCAGCCAGCGGCGTGGAAGATGCCACCCAGATCCATACCCATATGTGCTATTCTGAATTCAATGATATCATCCACAATATTGCCGATATGGATGCCGACGTTATCACCATAGAATGCTCCCGAAGCCAGATGGAATTGTTAAATGCCTTTGCCGATTTCAAATATCCGAACGAGATTGGTCCCGGCGTTTATGACATCCACTCGCCGAGAGTTCCTTCCAAAGAAGAAATGGTGGAACTGCTGAAAAAAGCTCAGGCCGTTATCCCGGCAGAACAGCTTTGGGTAAATCCTGATTGTGGTCTGAAAACAAGGCATTGGGAGGAAACCGAAAAAGCCCTGATTGCCATGGTGGAAGCCTCAAAGGAAATGAGCGGACAATTTAAAAAAGAAAAAATAGAATATTAG
- a CDS encoding helix-turn-helix transcriptional regulator: MQKEKLRSIRKKKGYTQQQIAEVIATDVSNYCRKEGGDVKIIHEEWEKIAKFLNVPVEDIYEEEAGDTVINNSNATFYDSPGAGSGSVQNTFNNHLSIEIIKNLQEYISLLKDEVKRLKDNQN, encoded by the coding sequence ATGCAAAAAGAAAAATTACGTTCGATAAGAAAAAAGAAAGGGTATACTCAACAGCAGATTGCCGAGGTAATTGCTACTGATGTATCCAATTATTGCAGGAAAGAAGGCGGTGACGTGAAGATCATACATGAAGAATGGGAAAAGATAGCCAAGTTTCTTAATGTTCCTGTAGAGGATATTTATGAGGAAGAGGCAGGTGATACGGTTATCAATAATAGTAATGCAACATTTTATGATAGTCCCGGAGCAGGATCTGGTTCAGTACAAAATACTTTTAACAATCATCTAAGCATTGAGATTATTAAAAATCTGCAGGAGTATATCAGCCTGCTGAAAGATGAAGTCAAAAGGCTGAAAGACAATCAGAATTAA
- a CDS encoding KTSC domain-containing protein, whose amino-acid sequence MKKLGEYRKLLEVDKNVTLKELKTIYRNTMKDTHPDKFINDEAGKLEAEEKSKSVIEAYHFLVSINPETQEKYKEEYTETITTSNIQDFYLEKAILTVQHLNGNIYEYLGVPRNTYIKMVNADSPSRFARRHIYGSFVYRKAGEAMEA is encoded by the coding sequence ATGAAAAAATTAGGCGAATACAGAAAGCTTCTGGAAGTAGATAAAAACGTAACATTAAAGGAGCTGAAAACCATTTACAGGAATACGATGAAAGATACGCATCCTGATAAATTCATCAATGATGAAGCCGGCAAACTGGAAGCGGAAGAAAAAAGCAAATCTGTCATTGAAGCCTATCATTTCCTGGTAAGCATCAACCCGGAAACACAGGAAAAATACAAAGAAGAATATACGGAAACAATTACCACTTCCAACATCCAGGATTTCTATCTTGAGAAGGCTATACTTACCGTACAGCACCTGAACGGAAATATCTACGAATACCTTGGTGTACCGAGAAACACCTACATCAAAATGGTAAATGCCGATTCTCCGAGCCGTTTTGCCAGAAGGCATATTTACGGAAGTTTTGTGTATAGAAAAGCAGGAGAAGCTATGGAGGCTTAA
- a CDS encoding efflux RND transporter permease subunit: MKLAEISIKRPSLVIVLFTILTLGGLLSYSMMGYELIPKFETNVVTISTVYPGASPAEVETSVTRKIEDAVGSLENVKKVESSSYESLSVIMVQLNTGADVNYALNDAQRKVNAILADLPDDADPPSLQKFSLDDLPIMTLSITSNKLNNKELYDLLDKKIEPIFSRVNGVAQVTLVGGQEREIQVNLDEKKLQGYGLSIGDVQQAILSSNLDFPTGALKTRTSRSTIRLSGKYKNVAELNNLVISNKNGAQVRLSDVATVFDSQKDVEKIARYNQNSTILLQVKKQSDANAVAVSELVQKTIAQVQNNYKAQGLQLNIVDDTTDFTLEAADHVIFDLFLAIILVAVVMLLFLHNIRNAFIVMVSIPMSLIATVIGMYLMGYTLNLMSLLGLSLVVGILVDDAIVVLENVYRHMEMGKSRIRAAYDGASEIGFTVTAITLVIVVVFLPIAMSSGLVSDILAQFCVTVVIATMLSLLASFTIIPWLSSRYGKLVHLTGKNVFERFILWFEKQLEKFTHWITSILEWVLKTTLRRVMTVIITFIILISSFMLVAFGFIGGEFFPKMDRGQFLVQMELPKDASVEKTNQVTLEVEKFLRNDKDVVDMITTVGQQSSGFGGAQATLYQSEIQVILVDKSKRNESTDIKSAKIKRALEEKFTGVEFKTAPIGLMGADNAPIELVVTAQDNETANKEANRILGLLKKVPGAVDAELSTDSGNPEVQVNIDRDKMAALGLNLSSVGQTMQTAFSGNTDGKFRAGEYEYDINIRFGDANRQSIDDVRNLMFTNPQGQQIRLSQFADVKMGSGPSLLERRDKSPSVKVKSKVVGRPVGDVANEWAAMFMDNEKTKPAGVSYIWSGDMENQTEGFGTLGIALLAAIVLVYLVMVSLYDSFVYPFVVLFSIPLALIGVMVILAITGNSLNIFTMLGMIMLIGLVAKNAIMIVDFANMRKAAGFNTHDALIQANHARLRPILMTTIAMIFGMIPIAIAKGAGAEMNNGLAWVIIGGLTSSLFLTLIIVPVVYSLFDSILRRMGKHEKIDYEAEMKADYDHRELSEDGFTPKHID; encoded by the coding sequence ATGAAGTTAGCAGAAATATCCATTAAAAGGCCGTCTTTGGTGATCGTACTCTTTACGATCCTCACACTGGGCGGTTTATTAAGCTACTCCATGATGGGGTATGAATTGATTCCGAAATTTGAAACCAATGTGGTAACCATTTCTACGGTTTATCCCGGAGCTTCGCCTGCAGAAGTGGAAACTTCCGTAACCCGGAAAATTGAAGATGCCGTAGGTTCTCTGGAAAACGTAAAAAAGGTAGAATCCTCGTCTTACGAAAGCTTATCGGTGATCATGGTTCAGCTGAATACAGGAGCCGATGTCAACTATGCTCTGAATGATGCCCAGAGAAAGGTCAATGCTATTCTGGCTGACCTTCCGGATGATGCAGATCCGCCATCTTTGCAGAAGTTCTCACTGGATGACCTTCCGATCATGACGCTGAGTATTACCAGCAACAAGCTGAATAACAAAGAACTTTATGATCTTTTAGACAAGAAAATTGAACCTATCTTTTCCCGTGTAAACGGGGTGGCCCAGGTTACCTTAGTTGGTGGTCAGGAAAGAGAGATCCAGGTGAACCTGGATGAAAAAAAACTGCAAGGATATGGACTTTCCATAGGGGATGTACAGCAGGCTATCCTTTCTTCCAACCTGGATTTCCCTACAGGAGCATTAAAGACAAGGACATCGAGATCAACGATTCGTCTGTCCGGGAAATATAAAAATGTGGCTGAACTGAACAACCTGGTTATTTCCAATAAAAACGGTGCCCAGGTACGTCTTTCTGATGTTGCCACGGTTTTCGATTCACAGAAAGATGTGGAGAAAATTGCACGGTACAACCAGAATTCAACCATTTTGCTTCAGGTAAAAAAACAATCTGATGCCAATGCGGTAGCGGTATCGGAACTGGTTCAGAAAACCATTGCGCAGGTTCAGAACAACTATAAGGCTCAGGGACTTCAGCTGAATATTGTAGATGACACCACAGATTTTACCCTGGAAGCAGCCGATCACGTAATTTTCGATTTGTTTCTGGCGATTATCCTGGTAGCGGTGGTGATGCTATTGTTCCTCCACAACATCAGAAACGCATTTATCGTAATGGTTTCCATCCCTATGTCCCTGATTGCTACGGTAATTGGAATGTACCTGATGGGCTATACCCTTAACCTGATGAGTTTACTCGGACTTTCACTCGTGGTAGGTATCCTGGTGGATGATGCGATTGTGGTATTGGAAAACGTGTACAGGCACATGGAGATGGGGAAAAGCAGGATCCGTGCGGCGTATGACGGAGCTTCGGAAATCGGGTTTACCGTAACGGCTATTACCTTGGTAATTGTAGTGGTATTCCTACCGATTGCGATGAGTTCCGGCTTGGTATCAGACATCCTTGCCCAATTCTGTGTGACGGTAGTTATTGCGACCATGCTATCCTTGCTGGCTTCATTTACCATTATTCCATGGTTATCTTCCAGATATGGTAAGCTGGTGCATCTTACAGGAAAGAATGTTTTTGAAAGATTTATTCTTTGGTTCGAAAAGCAGTTGGAGAAATTTACCCACTGGATTACAAGCATTCTGGAATGGGTTTTAAAAACCACTTTAAGAAGGGTAATGACTGTGATAATCACTTTTATCATCCTGATTTCATCCTTTATGCTGGTCGCTTTTGGCTTTATCGGAGGAGAATTCTTCCCTAAAATGGACAGAGGACAGTTCCTTGTTCAGATGGAATTGCCTAAAGACGCTTCTGTGGAAAAAACCAACCAGGTAACCCTGGAAGTTGAGAAATTCCTGAGAAACGATAAGGATGTTGTGGATATGATTACCACCGTAGGACAGCAGTCTTCAGGATTTGGAGGGGCGCAGGCTACATTATACCAATCGGAGATCCAGGTGATCCTCGTAGATAAATCCAAGCGTAATGAAAGTACGGACATCAAGTCTGCGAAGATCAAAAGAGCGCTGGAAGAAAAATTCACCGGAGTGGAATTCAAAACAGCACCGATCGGATTGATGGGAGCGGATAATGCTCCGATTGAGCTGGTGGTTACCGCTCAGGATAACGAAACGGCAAATAAGGAAGCCAACAGAATTCTTGGACTTCTTAAAAAAGTTCCTGGTGCTGTAGATGCGGAATTGTCAACGGACTCCGGAAATCCGGAAGTACAGGTGAATATCGACCGTGATAAGATGGCGGCTTTAGGTTTAAACCTTTCCAGTGTAGGACAGACGATGCAGACGGCTTTCAGCGGAAATACAGACGGTAAGTTCAGAGCCGGGGAATATGAATATGATATCAACATCCGTTTCGGTGATGCAAACAGGCAGTCAATTGATGATGTGAGAAACCTGATGTTTACCAATCCTCAGGGACAACAGATCAGGCTGAGCCAGTTTGCTGATGTGAAGATGGGTTCCGGGCCGAGCTTGCTGGAACGTAGGGATAAATCTCCTTCTGTAAAGGTTAAATCCAAGGTTGTAGGCCGCCCGGTAGGAGACGTGGCCAACGAATGGGCCGCCATGTTCATGGATAATGAAAAAACAAAGCCTGCCGGAGTATCGTATATCTGGAGCGGGGATATGGAAAACCAGACCGAAGGTTTCGGTACGTTGGGAATTGCCTTGCTGGCAGCCATCGTATTGGTATATCTTGTAATGGTTTCCTTATATGATTCCTTTGTGTACCCGTTTGTGGTATTGTTCTCCATTCCACTGGCATTGATCGGAGTTATGGTGATCCTGGCCATCACCGGAAACTCACTGAATATCTTTACCATGCTGGGGATGATTATGCTGATTGGTCTGGTAGCGAAAAACGCGATCATGATCGTCGACTTTGCCAACATGAGAAAGGCAGCGGGGTTCAATACACATGACGCGCTGATCCAAGCGAACCATGCCCGTCTTCGTCCGATCCTGATGACCACCATTGCGATGATCTTCGGTATGATTCCAATTGCGATTGCAAAAGGAGCCGGAGCAGAAATGAATAACGGACTTGCCTGGGTAATCATCGGGGGTCTGACATCATCACTATTCCTGACCCTGATTATCGTACCGGTAGTATATTCTCTGTTTGACTCCATTTTAAGAAGAATGGGTAAACATGAAAAAATAGATTATGAAGCCGAAATGAAGGCCGATTACGATCACAGAGAACTCAGTGAAGACGGATTTACTCCGAAACACATCGACTAA